Proteins encoded in a region of the Geobacillus genomosp. 3 genome:
- the sigX gene encoding RNA polymerase sigma factor SigX produces the protein MDPVFEQLYEKYHDDLFNFLFYMVRNREHAEDLVQEVYVKVLRSYKRFKGQCSEKTWLLSIARHVAIDFFRRQKHRRKWAGPPEWSAESIGADEPMPEEVAIQKEEIQLMYRCLARCTVDQQLVLVLRFIQSLSIAETAAALGWTESKVKTTQHRALKALKQYMEEEEEREGWQHEKAQLE, from the coding sequence ATGGACCCCGTCTTTGAACAGTTGTATGAAAAATATCATGATGATTTGTTTAATTTTTTGTTTTACATGGTGCGGAATCGAGAGCATGCCGAAGATTTAGTCCAAGAAGTGTATGTGAAAGTACTGCGTTCGTATAAGCGGTTTAAAGGGCAATGCAGTGAAAAAACGTGGCTGCTGTCCATTGCGCGCCATGTGGCGATCGATTTTTTCCGCCGGCAAAAGCATCGGCGCAAATGGGCCGGTCCGCCGGAATGGAGTGCGGAATCGATCGGTGCGGATGAACCGATGCCGGAGGAGGTCGCCATTCAAAAGGAGGAAATTCAACTTATGTACCGCTGTTTGGCGCGCTGTACGGTTGATCAGCAGCTTGTGCTCGTCCTCCGGTTCATCCAGTCACTGTCGATCGCGGAAACGGCGGCGGCGCTCGGCTGGACAGAGAGCAAGGTGAAGACGACGCAACATCGTGCGCTAAAAGCGCTGAAGCAATATATGGAGGAAGAGGAAGAACGAGAGGGGTGGCAACATGAAAAAGCTCAACTGGAATGA
- a CDS encoding ECF transporter S component, translating into MNRRFAWLAVCLALSIIGSFIKLPTFVGSIALDSAPALVAAAVLGPRAGAMVAGLGHFISAYVGGWPLGPFHWLIACEMAGLGALFAAMYERGWRFAGAAAFFAGNVLLAPLPLVIPFGWPFVIAVIPPLSAAAAVNVLVAMTVMPSVTRLAAKAGVRAPHA; encoded by the coding sequence ATGAACCGCCGTTTTGCCTGGCTGGCTGTTTGTTTGGCGCTTTCTATCATCGGATCGTTCATCAAGCTGCCGACGTTTGTCGGCAGCATCGCGTTAGACAGCGCGCCGGCGCTCGTCGCTGCTGCTGTTCTCGGCCCGCGCGCCGGCGCAATGGTCGCCGGGCTTGGCCACTTCATTTCCGCCTATGTCGGCGGCTGGCCGCTCGGTCCGTTCCATTGGCTTATCGCCTGTGAAATGGCGGGGCTTGGCGCTTTGTTTGCCGCGATGTATGAGCGGGGCTGGCGCTTCGCGGGAGCTGCCGCCTTTTTTGCCGGCAACGTGTTGCTGGCGCCGCTGCCGCTTGTGATTCCGTTCGGCTGGCCGTTCGTTATCGCGGTCATTCCGCCGCTGTCGGCGGCCGCTGCCGTCAATGTATTGGTGGCAATGACGGTTATGCCGTCTGTCACCCGTTTGGCTGCGAAAGCAGGGGTGAGAGCGCCGCATGCGTGA
- a CDS encoding cob(I)yrinic acid a,c-diamide adenosyltransferase, with product MKLYTRTGDQGKTSLVGGRVDKDHLRVEAYGTIDEANSFIGWALALLADDARFRDLCAELQKIQHELFDCGGDLAIVNGKLPYKATEEMVTFLEGRIDAYVQEAPPLEKFILPGGSKAAAALHLARTVTRRAERCIVSLQKAEPINDVVLKYMNRLSDYLFAAARVVNARLGVGDVEYERSAIVFRDKEEKQ from the coding sequence ATGAAGCTGTATACACGAACGGGGGACCAAGGAAAAACGAGTTTAGTCGGCGGACGCGTCGACAAAGACCACTTGCGGGTTGAGGCGTACGGAACGATCGATGAGGCCAATTCGTTCATCGGTTGGGCGCTCGCTTTATTGGCAGACGATGCGCGGTTTCGCGACCTTTGCGCTGAGCTGCAAAAAATCCAACACGAGCTGTTTGACTGCGGCGGCGACTTGGCCATTGTCAACGGCAAGCTGCCGTATAAAGCGACCGAGGAGATGGTCACGTTTTTAGAGGGGCGCATTGATGCGTACGTGCAGGAAGCACCGCCGCTTGAGAAGTTCATTTTGCCGGGCGGCTCGAAGGCGGCGGCTGCGCTTCATTTGGCGCGTACGGTGACAAGAAGGGCGGAGCGGTGCATCGTTTCGTTGCAAAAAGCGGAGCCGATCAATGATGTCGTGCTTAAATACATGAACCGTTTATCGGATTATTTGTTCGCTGCTGCGCGTGTCGTGAACGCCCGCCTGGGGGTGGGCGATGTCGAGTACGAGCGGAGCGCCATCGTGTTCCGCGACAAGGAGGAGAAGCAATGA
- a CDS encoding bifunctional adenosylcobinamide kinase/adenosylcobinamide-phosphate guanylyltransferase has translation MHFVVGGAFQGKRKWVRERYGISDGVHIVWHDGYQEPYGWPDGAKTAKTVVLDGLEAAIRRLPDPEEWERFFCAWKQWEEGAGGRTVVWIGTDVTQGVVPTDREDRRWRDAVGVCYQRLVAMCCCVDRLWCGLAERLK, from the coding sequence ATGCATTTCGTTGTCGGCGGTGCGTTCCAAGGAAAACGAAAATGGGTGCGGGAACGATACGGAATAAGCGATGGCGTTCATATAGTATGGCATGACGGTTATCAAGAGCCATACGGGTGGCCGGATGGCGCCAAGACGGCGAAAACGGTTGTCTTGGACGGGCTCGAAGCCGCCATTCGCCGCCTTCCGGATCCGGAGGAATGGGAGCGGTTTTTCTGCGCTTGGAAGCAGTGGGAGGAAGGAGCAGGCGGCCGCACGGTCGTCTGGATCGGAACCGACGTAACGCAAGGTGTCGTTCCTACCGATCGGGAGGATCGGCGTTGGCGCGATGCAGTTGGGGTATGTTACCAGCGGCTTGTTGCCATGTGCTGCTGCGTCGACCGGCTTTGGTGCGGGTTGGCGGAACGATTAAAATAA
- a CDS encoding histidine phosphatase family protein produces the protein MGRPLALTLIRHGMTELNRRNAYIGWTDAPLSAAEHSRLRRLQIKWPGRVDRIVASDLRRCRETAVLLFGSRGPDWCTNGWRELFFGAWEGKTFTELKTDRAYNRWLEAPFSTAPPGGESYAAFQARIKRALAETIALAERTGARHVAIVTHSGPIRFVLEQYAPVSRPFWEWKVPFSGGYTLESTIERWKGGERCISLSAVRSKENENGCGNDTE, from the coding sequence ATGGGGCGTCCTTTGGCTCTTACACTCATCCGTCATGGGATGACGGAACTGAATCGGCGCAACGCATATATCGGCTGGACGGACGCGCCGCTTTCGGCTGCGGAACATAGCAGGCTGCGCCGTTTGCAGATCAAGTGGCCGGGCCGGGTTGACCGCATCGTGGCAAGCGATCTTCGCCGCTGCCGGGAAACGGCGGTCCTGCTGTTTGGCAGCCGCGGGCCGGATTGGTGTACGAACGGATGGCGCGAGCTTTTTTTCGGTGCCTGGGAAGGGAAAACGTTCACCGAGCTTAAAACAGATCGTGCGTACAATCGATGGCTCGAAGCGCCATTTTCGACGGCGCCGCCCGGCGGGGAGAGCTATGCCGCGTTTCAAGCGCGCATCAAACGGGCGCTCGCCGAGACGATCGCGTTGGCTGAGCGAACGGGCGCCCGTCATGTGGCGATCGTCACCCACAGCGGCCCGATCCGTTTCGTGCTCGAGCAATATGCGCCGGTTTCTCGTCCGTTTTGGGAATGGAAGGTGCCGTTTTCCGGCGGGTATACGCTGGAATCGACGATCGAGCGCTGGAAAGGGGGAGAGCGATGCATTTCGTTGTCGGCGGTGCGTTCCAAGGAAAACGAAAATGGGTGCGGGAACGATACGGAATAA
- the cobS gene encoding adenosylcobinamide-GDP ribazoletransferase, protein MKRAWNGWLLALQLFTIIPVRRPIEWSAAHVRWLVRTMPLAGALLGALVAGIYALCAAFSLGAPPFLALLLLWLGIWLAGGMHADGFMDVSDAFFSYRDAKRRQEIMSDSRVGAFAVLALVCLLSFRWLFLYEAIKANISAALFIAIPLLSRAGAVWLLSAGKLAKPTGMAASLREYSSWRDAAWALGLACLVLLLLPAAGVPPAAVAALAAVMALCSLAAKPWAEKQFGGVTGDVLGALIEGGETVLWGVLWLLHSSVMG, encoded by the coding sequence ATGAAGCGGGCATGGAATGGATGGCTGCTGGCGCTGCAGCTGTTTACGATCATCCCGGTCCGACGGCCGATCGAATGGAGCGCTGCCCATGTTCGCTGGCTTGTGCGCACGATGCCGCTGGCTGGGGCGCTGCTCGGCGCGCTGGTTGCCGGAATATATGCTTTATGTGCCGCGTTTTCACTCGGCGCGCCGCCCTTTTTGGCGCTTCTTCTTCTTTGGCTCGGCATTTGGCTTGCCGGCGGGATGCACGCTGACGGCTTTATGGATGTAAGCGACGCCTTTTTTTCGTACCGTGACGCCAAGCGGCGGCAAGAGATTATGTCCGATTCGCGCGTCGGCGCGTTTGCTGTGTTGGCGCTCGTTTGTTTGTTATCGTTTCGATGGCTGTTTTTGTATGAAGCGATCAAAGCAAACATTTCTGCTGCGCTGTTTATCGCCATTCCGCTGTTGTCAAGGGCCGGGGCCGTCTGGCTTCTTTCCGCCGGCAAGCTGGCGAAGCCGACAGGAATGGCGGCTTCGCTGCGCGAATATAGTTCATGGCGCGACGCGGCATGGGCGCTCGGATTGGCGTGCCTCGTGCTTTTGCTTCTTCCGGCGGCGGGCGTTCCGCCGGCGGCGGTTGCGGCGCTGGCTGCGGTGATGGCGCTTTGTTCCCTTGCGGCAAAGCCGTGGGCGGAAAAGCAGTTTGGCGGCGTAACCGGCGATGTGCTTGGCGCGCTCATCGAAGGAGGAGAGACGGTGCTATGGGGCGTCCTTTGGCTCTTACACTCATCCGTCATGGGATGA
- a CDS encoding bifunctional adenosylcobinamide kinase/adenosylcobinamide-phosphate guanylyltransferase — protein MIVFVSGAVRSGKSEAAEACAIRLAAGGTLHYVATARATDAEMKERIRRHQARRMAMAASWTVWEAPEGPDRLSAALRPSDVVLVDCLTVWWANALFAGDEWKTEERAFAAARRLLDQVRMWAAACRAVVVVSNELFSGGVPDDCGTFRYMKTLGWLHQQLVAEAATAAVVECGLLRVKKGRWPQ, from the coding sequence ATGATCGTGTTTGTGAGCGGTGCGGTGCGCAGCGGCAAAAGTGAAGCGGCAGAGGCGTGCGCCATCCGGCTTGCCGCTGGCGGGACGCTTCATTATGTCGCTACCGCCCGGGCCACCGATGCGGAAATGAAAGAGCGCATTCGCCGTCATCAAGCGCGGCGGATGGCGATGGCGGCATCTTGGACGGTGTGGGAAGCGCCGGAAGGGCCGGATCGGCTGTCAGCGGCGCTTCGTCCGTCTGATGTGGTGCTTGTTGACTGCTTGACTGTGTGGTGGGCCAACGCGTTATTTGCCGGCGATGAATGGAAAACGGAGGAAAGAGCATTTGCCGCCGCCCGTCGCCTGCTCGACCAAGTGCGGATGTGGGCGGCGGCGTGCCGCGCTGTTGTCGTTGTGTCCAATGAGCTGTTTTCCGGCGGCGTGCCGGATGACTGTGGCACGTTCCGCTACATGAAAACGCTCGGCTGGCTTCATCAACAGTTGGTTGCGGAAGCGGCGACGGCCGCCGTGGTCGAATGCGGCCTTCTTCGCGTGAAGAAAGGACGGTGGCCGCAATGA
- the cobD gene encoding threonine-phosphate decarboxylase CobD: MRWPAHGANPRALYEQCGITPPNEYIDFSVNTNPYRLPPSAWPDDEKWAHWAGEYPDPETRALRELVAGQERIRPGQVLPTNGAAEAIYLLASLFAGRRVGVFEPTFSEYRRACLTYDCEVAVFMARKECGFSYDIDEATAWAASQDIIFLCHPNNPTGTVMPEHELRSFIDAADQAGTYIVVDEAFYPFWRGGFTAMRWLGRYPRLIVLRSLTKIHHLAGVRLGYVAADEEVISALKTRQPPWSASQVAQQLALRFLPMASFVDETRERIAAERERVFRSLPAGRYDVSLSVVNFYLLRPRSGRTEALFFHLLKEGIVPRHTMNFPGLDGRYIRLAVKTPAENDRLLEALERWDG, from the coding sequence TTGCGTTGGCCGGCGCATGGGGCGAATCCGCGCGCACTCTATGAGCAGTGCGGGATAACGCCCCCAAATGAGTATATTGACTTCAGTGTCAATACGAACCCGTACCGGTTGCCGCCGTCGGCTTGGCCGGACGATGAGAAGTGGGCTCACTGGGCCGGCGAGTATCCGGATCCGGAAACGCGGGCGCTCAGGGAGCTCGTCGCCGGGCAGGAGCGGATTCGGCCAGGGCAAGTGCTCCCCACCAACGGGGCGGCAGAAGCTATTTATTTATTGGCGTCGCTGTTTGCCGGCCGCCGGGTCGGCGTGTTCGAACCGACGTTTTCCGAATACCGGCGCGCCTGCCTCACCTACGATTGCGAAGTGGCCGTGTTTATGGCTAGGAAAGAATGTGGTTTCTCATATGACATTGATGAAGCGACGGCGTGGGCGGCAAGCCAAGACATCATTTTTTTATGCCATCCGAACAACCCGACCGGAACGGTGATGCCGGAGCATGAACTTCGGTCATTCATTGATGCGGCGGATCAAGCCGGTACGTATATCGTGGTGGATGAGGCGTTTTATCCGTTTTGGCGCGGCGGGTTTACGGCAATGCGCTGGCTGGGGCGCTATCCGCGCCTTATCGTGCTCCGGTCGTTGACGAAAATCCACCATTTGGCCGGGGTGCGCCTCGGTTATGTCGCCGCCGATGAGGAAGTGATTTCCGCGCTGAAAACACGGCAGCCGCCTTGGAGTGCGAGCCAAGTCGCCCAACAGTTGGCGCTTCGTTTTTTGCCGATGGCATCGTTCGTTGACGAAACGAGAGAGCGGATCGCCGCCGAGCGGGAGCGGGTGTTCCGGTCGCTTCCGGCCGGGCGGTACGATGTCTCATTATCGGTCGTGAACTTTTATTTGTTGCGCCCGCGTTCAGGACGGACCGAAGCGCTGTTTTTTCATTTGTTGAAGGAAGGGATTGTGCCGCGCCATACGATGAATTTCCCGGGGCTTGACGGCCGCTACATCCGGCTTGCCGTCAAAACGCCGGCCGAAAACGACCGGCTGCTTGAGGCGCTTGAGAGGTGGGATGGATGA
- the cbiB gene encoding adenosylcobinamide-phosphate synthase CbiB, protein MTHLAALTLALCLDALMGDPRWLPHPVRGMGWLIAYFDRRWNGGNGRRLKGAAAVAAVLVIVYGLSAAVVQASYALSMYVGVAVEAVLIFTAIAPKSLAEAAEDVRRPLEAGDLLSARRALSMIVGRDTERLDEAGIARACVETVAENTSDGVTAPLFYAALGGAPLALLYRAVNTCDSMVGYKNETYREFGWAAARLDDMLNYIPARLTALVMVLAYGGRRLRRSLAVLFRDARRHPSPNSGWPEAGMAALLGVQLGGTNTYGGVVSRRPTIGDPDVPLRAAHIHQATRIMIGTVLMFTLLLWIGGMIVALAGAWGESARTL, encoded by the coding sequence GTGACCCATTTGGCTGCATTAACGTTGGCGTTGTGTCTTGATGCCCTCATGGGCGATCCGCGCTGGCTGCCGCATCCGGTGCGCGGGATGGGATGGTTGATCGCCTATTTTGACCGGCGCTGGAACGGTGGAAATGGCCGCCGCCTGAAAGGAGCGGCGGCCGTGGCAGCGGTGCTCGTGATCGTCTATGGACTCTCGGCGGCCGTTGTCCAGGCTAGCTACGCCTTATCGATGTATGTTGGAGTGGCAGTCGAGGCAGTGCTCATTTTTACTGCCATTGCGCCGAAAAGTTTGGCGGAGGCGGCGGAAGATGTGCGCCGGCCGCTCGAAGCGGGCGATCTCCTGTCGGCGCGGCGTGCGTTGTCGATGATCGTCGGCCGCGACACCGAGCGGCTTGATGAAGCCGGCATCGCCCGCGCCTGCGTGGAGACGGTGGCGGAAAATACGAGTGACGGTGTTACCGCGCCGCTCTTTTATGCGGCCTTGGGCGGCGCGCCGCTCGCCTTGCTGTACCGGGCAGTAAACACGTGCGATTCGATGGTCGGCTATAAAAATGAAACGTATCGTGAATTTGGCTGGGCGGCCGCCCGGCTCGATGATATGCTTAACTACATTCCGGCGCGGCTGACGGCGCTCGTGATGGTGCTCGCCTATGGCGGCCGCCGGCTTCGCCGCTCTTTGGCGGTTTTGTTTCGCGACGCCCGCCGCCATCCGAGCCCGAACAGCGGCTGGCCCGAGGCCGGGATGGCGGCATTGCTTGGCGTACAGCTCGGCGGAACGAATACATACGGCGGCGTTGTCTCAAGGCGGCCGACGATCGGCGACCCGGACGTCCCGCTTCGCGCCGCGCATATTCACCAGGCGACCCGCATCATGATTGGAACGGTGCTTATGTTTACGCTATTGCTATGGATCGGGGGGATGATCGTTGCGTTGGCCGGCGCATGGGGCGAATCCGCGCGCACTCTATGA
- a CDS encoding adenosylcobinamide amidohydrolase — protein sequence MTMLDVRAISHRYGQKQVLDGVTFSVEKGEIFGILGPNGSGKTTLLKLISKELPLTSGEIVIDGRPLMALSAKQWARLAAVLPQTVETAHGYTVKEMVALGRYAHQHGLFPTWTTEDETAVQQALAAVGLAGKIDEPLERLSGGERQRAYLARALAQEPQLLLLDEPTNHMDMSGQVRLLNQLARAAHARGLTVVAVFHDMSVASLYCDRVLVLKEGKTAALGAPADVMTPGLLNEVFAVPVVRQAHPAAAKPVFSFVPQHKCEETLLTGGLRPSFLDDAVVLAARQPLRVLSSALVGAGFQWATHFVNRHVGLDYDCRDAEEEMRRYLERHRFPVARTVGMMTAVDVRDAVWRRENGEAFSVSVLATAGVGNAVDAARAWQHQPLAVKPGTINLIIVIDGTLTEAAFVQAVMTATEAKTKALADRLIGDRETGTIATGTSTDSVAVAATQTGRVFAYAGTATELGREIGRLVYEATVEALDRWEKRGKRR from the coding sequence ATGACGATGCTCGACGTGCGTGCCATATCGCATCGGTATGGACAGAAACAAGTGCTTGACGGCGTGACGTTTTCCGTGGAAAAGGGCGAAATATTCGGCATTTTAGGGCCGAACGGCAGCGGGAAGACGACATTGCTCAAACTCATCAGCAAAGAGTTGCCGCTGACAAGCGGGGAGATCGTCATCGATGGCCGACCGCTGATGGCGCTTTCGGCGAAACAATGGGCGCGGTTGGCCGCCGTCCTGCCGCAAACAGTGGAAACGGCGCACGGCTATACGGTGAAAGAGATGGTGGCACTCGGACGCTACGCCCATCAGCATGGCTTGTTTCCGACGTGGACGACCGAGGACGAAACCGCGGTTCAACAGGCGCTTGCCGCTGTCGGCTTGGCCGGCAAAATCGATGAGCCGCTTGAGCGGTTGAGCGGCGGCGAGCGGCAGCGCGCCTATTTGGCCCGCGCGCTCGCCCAAGAGCCGCAGCTGCTTTTGTTGGATGAGCCGACGAACCATATGGATATGAGCGGCCAAGTCCGGCTTCTGAACCAACTCGCCCGAGCCGCACACGCGCGCGGTTTGACAGTTGTCGCTGTCTTTCACGATATGAGTGTTGCCAGTTTATATTGCGACCGGGTGCTCGTTTTAAAAGAGGGGAAAACCGCTGCGCTCGGTGCACCGGCGGACGTCATGACGCCGGGGTTGCTGAATGAAGTGTTTGCCGTCCCGGTCGTGCGCCAGGCCCATCCGGCGGCGGCCAAGCCAGTGTTTTCGTTTGTGCCGCAACACAAGTGCGAGGAGACATTGCTCACCGGCGGGCTGCGCCCGTCATTTCTCGATGACGCGGTTGTTCTTGCCGCCCGCCAACCGCTGCGCGTCTTGTCTTCAGCGCTCGTGGGCGCCGGGTTTCAATGGGCGACCCATTTCGTCAACCGTCATGTCGGCCTCGACTATGATTGCCGTGACGCGGAAGAGGAAATGCGGCGTTATTTGGAACGGCATCGGTTTCCCGTCGCCCGGACGGTCGGGATGATGACGGCGGTCGATGTGCGCGATGCCGTCTGGCGTCGAGAAAACGGGGAAGCCTTTTCTGTTTCGGTTTTGGCGACAGCCGGCGTCGGCAATGCGGTCGACGCCGCCCGCGCTTGGCAGCATCAGCCGCTCGCGGTCAAGCCGGGGACGATCAATCTCATCATTGTCATCGATGGCACGCTGACCGAGGCGGCGTTCGTTCAGGCGGTCATGACGGCGACAGAAGCGAAGACAAAAGCGCTTGCTGACCGTTTGATTGGCGATCGGGAAACGGGAACGATCGCCACTGGAACATCGACCGACTCGGTGGCGGTGGCGGCCACGCAAACTGGTCGGGTCTTTGCTTATGCCGGAACGGCAACGGAGCTTGGGCGGGAGATCGGCCGGCTTGTGTATGAGGCGACGGTTGAGGCGCTTGACCGTTGGGAGAAGCGGGGGAAACGGCGGTGA
- a CDS encoding FecCD family ABC transporter permease, with amino-acid sequence MPKPFTRMCSSKTWMYIAAATAAVFSLLVGISTGSLSIPFSSIVRILAAEWFGMGLPHHIPADWVPIVMAIRLPRVVLAFLVGASLALAGAAFQGLLKNALADPYTLGVSSGASVGAVLVIFLGWQWPLFGTFTLPIVSILCGMATLAAVLAFTRAVERQMSVETIILAGIIFGAFFSAFISLMIALTGEELRQIISWLMGSVAMRGWKYSGLLLPFFLVGATVLIANGRELNAFAFGEAAALHVGVDVVRRKIIILTAAALLTGAAVSVSGTIGFVGLVVPHMVRLVCGPNYRVLLPLSLLYGGSFLVLADVAARTIIEPRELPIGVITSLIGAPLFAALFFRKTKRKMG; translated from the coding sequence TTGCCAAAGCCATTTACCCGGATGTGTTCAAGTAAAACGTGGATGTATATCGCGGCTGCTACCGCGGCTGTCTTTTCACTGCTCGTAGGGATATCGACCGGGTCGCTGTCGATTCCCTTTTCTTCTATCGTCCGCATTTTGGCGGCGGAATGGTTCGGAATGGGGCTTCCGCATCACATTCCGGCCGATTGGGTGCCGATCGTGATGGCGATCCGTCTGCCGCGCGTCGTGCTCGCCTTTTTGGTCGGAGCGTCATTGGCGCTGGCCGGTGCAGCGTTTCAAGGGCTGTTAAAAAACGCGCTCGCCGACCCGTATACGCTTGGCGTCTCATCCGGCGCGTCCGTCGGGGCCGTGCTCGTTATTTTTCTCGGTTGGCAATGGCCGTTGTTCGGCACGTTTACGCTGCCGATCGTGAGCATCTTATGCGGCATGGCGACGCTGGCCGCTGTGTTGGCGTTCACCCGCGCCGTTGAGCGGCAAATGTCGGTTGAGACGATCATTTTAGCCGGCATTATTTTCGGAGCGTTTTTCAGTGCCTTCATTTCGCTCATGATCGCGTTGACGGGAGAAGAACTGCGGCAAATCATCTCCTGGCTGATGGGGAGCGTGGCGATGCGCGGCTGGAAGTACAGCGGACTGCTGTTGCCGTTTTTTCTCGTAGGGGCGACAGTGCTCATCGCCAACGGCCGCGAGTTGAACGCCTTTGCGTTTGGCGAGGCGGCGGCGCTTCATGTCGGCGTCGATGTCGTGCGCCGCAAAATCATCATTTTGACGGCGGCCGCGCTGCTCACCGGCGCGGCGGTGTCGGTGTCGGGAACGATCGGCTTTGTCGGACTTGTCGTTCCGCACATGGTCCGGCTTGTATGCGGACCGAATTACCGGGTGCTCTTGCCGCTGTCGCTCTTGTACGGCGGGTCGTTTCTTGTGCTCGCCGATGTGGCGGCGCGGACGATCATCGAGCCGCGTGAACTGCCGATTGGCGTCATTACATCGCTGATCGGGGCCCCGCTGTTTGCCGCCCTATTTTTTCGAAAAACGAAACGAAAGATGGGATGA
- a CDS encoding ABC transporter substrate-binding protein — protein sequence MKRWKWPTALAVLILLAVMLVGCSSGTESNAQPAKKEEPKTEQAAFPVTVKDGLGEEVTIKAEPQKIVSLIPSNTEIAYALGLGEKVVGVSDFDNYPEDVKTKTKIGGMEFNVEKIISLKPDLVLAHASSAHNAKDGLQQLKDAGITVLVVNNAASFDDVYAAIDLIGKATGTVDKAEEVINDMKTKLAQVKEKAKQIPADKQANVWIEVSPPPQLYTTGKGTFMDEMLQVISAKNVAGSLEGWPMVTEEQAVAYKPDVIITTYGGAEQVLNRAAWKDVPAVKNKRVYDVNTDLVSRPGPRLVEGVEELAKAIYPDVFK from the coding sequence ATGAAGCGTTGGAAATGGCCAACGGCGTTGGCTGTGCTCATCCTTTTGGCCGTTATGCTTGTCGGCTGCAGCAGCGGAACGGAAAGCAACGCCCAGCCGGCGAAAAAAGAGGAGCCGAAAACGGAACAGGCCGCGTTTCCGGTGACGGTGAAAGACGGACTTGGGGAAGAAGTGACGATCAAAGCGGAACCGCAAAAAATCGTCTCACTCATCCCAAGCAATACGGAAATCGCCTATGCCTTGGGGCTGGGCGAAAAGGTTGTCGGCGTCAGCGATTTTGACAATTATCCGGAAGACGTCAAAACGAAAACGAAAATCGGTGGGATGGAATTTAACGTCGAAAAAATTATTTCACTGAAACCGGACCTTGTCTTGGCCCATGCATCAAGCGCCCATAACGCGAAGGACGGCCTGCAGCAATTGAAAGACGCCGGCATTACGGTGCTCGTTGTCAATAACGCGGCGTCGTTTGATGATGTGTATGCAGCGATTGACCTGATCGGCAAGGCGACCGGAACGGTCGACAAGGCGGAGGAAGTCATCAATGACATGAAGACGAAGCTTGCACAAGTTAAGGAGAAGGCGAAACAAATTCCGGCAGACAAACAGGCGAACGTCTGGATTGAAGTGTCACCGCCGCCGCAACTTTATACAACCGGCAAAGGAACGTTTATGGACGAGATGCTTCAGGTGATTTCGGCGAAAAACGTTGCCGGCAGCTTGGAAGGTTGGCCGATGGTGACGGAAGAACAGGCGGTCGCCTATAAGCCGGATGTCATCATCACCACATACGGCGGAGCTGAACAAGTGCTCAATCGTGCCGCCTGGAAAGATGTGCCGGCGGTGAAAAACAAGCGGGTATATGATGTCAACACCGACCTAGTGAGCCGGCCGGGTCCGCGTCTTGTCGAAGGAGTCGAGGAACTTGCCAAAGCCATTTACCCGGATGTGTTCAAGTAA
- a CDS encoding YvbH-like oligomerization domain-containing protein, whose amino-acid sequence MRGGANVPADFKTVNEYVFQWLTEAKMNYTVKDFGFVFDKYIQQ is encoded by the coding sequence ATGCGCGGCGGCGCCAATGTGCCGGCAGATTTTAAGACCGTGAATGAATACGTCTTTCAATGGCTGACGGAAGCGAAAATGAACTATACGGTCAAAGATTTCGGTTTTGTGTTTGACAAATATATTCAACAGTGA